In Arthrobacter citreus, a genomic segment contains:
- the eccD gene encoding type VII secretion integral membrane protein EccD has translation MAHPFTRVTLIGTRTHVDLLLPSNQPVGLLLPQVLNILDDPPAQAVAAKVLVAADGTELNAEASLNQAGVLDGTSLLLCNASEAPPAAVVYDVNDLVVSGAGSVTGRWNRRCRDITAGTYVALSIWAGAEILLAFLAPDAAWWMLFVLSLLGLAAGTAVNHGPRRSAIGSAFLGAGWLTGLGGAIHLYGGVPERFPPAAVALAGLTVLTLAALGAGAAQPRAWFSGAATLALAAGLWTAAGAFSGDSVRAAALAAPASVLLLGLLPKMALASSGLATLDDQRAKGGSIARSNAVDALAAAHRSLTLGTVVAALSLAPGLWLLGTDTNRQHWTLPLLLALTLAVFLRTRSFPLVAQRSALYLAAAVGLSAAVLAALRFLPHQPWAVGLAVLGTAAGAAMALTLVFPDHTLARLRLLAKRLESVAILASVPLAVGLFGVFAQLLGSF, from the coding sequence ATGGCGCACCCCTTTACCCGAGTCACGCTGATTGGCACCCGCACGCACGTTGACCTGTTGCTGCCCTCGAATCAGCCCGTCGGACTGCTTCTGCCCCAGGTGCTGAATATCTTGGATGACCCACCCGCCCAGGCGGTCGCAGCCAAGGTGTTGGTGGCGGCGGACGGTACGGAGCTTAATGCTGAGGCGTCCCTGAACCAGGCCGGAGTCCTGGACGGAACGTCCCTGCTGCTGTGCAATGCCTCTGAAGCCCCTCCCGCAGCCGTCGTCTACGATGTCAACGACTTGGTCGTTAGCGGGGCGGGGTCGGTCACCGGCCGGTGGAATCGCCGGTGCCGGGACATCACCGCAGGGACCTATGTTGCGCTGAGCATCTGGGCCGGGGCCGAAATTCTGCTGGCCTTTCTCGCACCGGATGCGGCCTGGTGGATGCTTTTTGTGTTGTCCCTGCTCGGGCTGGCCGCAGGGACAGCGGTGAATCACGGTCCCCGCCGCTCCGCCATCGGTTCCGCGTTTCTGGGCGCCGGCTGGCTGACCGGCCTGGGCGGGGCCATCCATCTGTACGGCGGCGTTCCGGAACGTTTTCCGCCGGCTGCCGTGGCGCTGGCGGGGTTGACAGTCCTGACTCTGGCCGCGCTCGGAGCCGGTGCGGCCCAGCCGCGCGCGTGGTTCAGCGGTGCCGCCACCCTGGCCCTCGCCGCCGGGCTGTGGACGGCCGCCGGTGCCTTCAGCGGCGACTCCGTGCGGGCCGCAGCCCTCGCAGCGCCGGCAAGTGTGCTGCTGCTGGGACTGCTGCCCAAAATGGCCCTGGCCTCCTCGGGGCTGGCCACGCTGGATGATCAACGCGCGAAGGGCGGTTCCATCGCCCGCAGCAATGCGGTGGACGCCCTTGCCGCCGCCCACCGCAGCCTGACGCTCGGAACAGTCGTCGCCGCACTGTCCCTGGCACCGGGCCTGTGGCTTCTCGGCACCGACACGAACCGCCAACACTGGACGCTTCCCCTGCTGCTGGCGCTGACGCTGGCGGTTTTTCTGCGCACCCGCTCCTTTCCCCTGGTGGCACAGCGCAGTGCGCTGTACCTGGCCGCCGCCGTCGGCCTCAGCGCAGCAGTGCTGGCTGCGCTGCGGTTCCTCCCCCACCAGCCGTGGGCGGTGGGTTTGGCCGTCCTGGGAACCGCGGCCGGCGCCGCCATGGCACTAACCCTGGTGTTCCCCGACCATACGCTGGCCCGTCTCCGGCTGCTGGCCAAGCGGCTGGAATCGGTGGCCATCCTGGCTTCTGTTCCGCTGGCCGTCGGACTTTTTGGCGTATTCGCCCAACTTCTGGGGAGTTTCTAA
- a CDS encoding DUF6457 domain-containing protein, with protein MSSNPDTEERTLSEWSRRLTQALQILDLEVDHKMLVELAEQSSKTVGNNAGLISTFVVGYAAGLSKTSGRKAADEAVRSAADTAFQLAATGLDGPDQPGWKDSAQ; from the coding sequence ATGAGTTCGAACCCTGATACCGAAGAACGCACGCTGAGTGAATGGAGCCGGCGCCTAACCCAGGCACTGCAGATTCTGGACTTGGAAGTGGACCACAAGATGCTCGTGGAGCTCGCGGAACAGTCATCCAAGACGGTTGGAAACAACGCCGGGCTGATCAGCACGTTTGTGGTGGGGTACGCGGCCGGGCTGTCCAAGACCAGTGGCCGGAAGGCAGCGGATGAGGCTGTCCGCAGTGCAGCGGATACGGCTTTCCAGCTTGCGGCCACCGGCCTTGATGGCCCGGACCAGCCGGGCTGGAAGGACTCGGCCCAGTAG
- a CDS encoding FdhF/YdeP family oxidoreductase yields MARKEPRVENVDEKDIEVKAPKSWAAGIPGVYNSLKPALQHMGVKRTLEATFKMNQKDGFDCPSCAWPDPNHRSKFEYCEEGVKAVTWEATPVVISSEFWAEHSISELRSRTEYWLGMQGRLTEPVYKPAGSDHYHPVSWDEAFRLVADKLNSLESPHEAAFYTSGRTSNEAAFLYQLMVRGFGTNNLPDCSNMCHESSGWAMGQTIGIGKATVTYDDFGKADLIILMGQNPGTNHPRMLTALEGCKRNGGSIVAVNPLPEAGLRRYKNPQKVRGIAGKGTELADQFLQVRLGGDMALLQAISKRVLEAEERNPGTVLDHDFLEKHCEGLEDLKQHLVHLDDATVVEATGLPIEEINELADRYLKAEKVIITWAMGITQQKKAVPTIKEMINLLLLRGNIGKPGAGAAPIRGHSNVQGDRTMGIWEQMPPAFLDALGKEFNFDPPRDHGTDAVETFYRMQDGHIKVFVALGGNLISAISDTHFAEAAMQKTEMTVQISIKLNRSHLITGEEALILPTKGRTELDIQESGPQFVSVEDTVCAVHASRGNLTPVSDNLLSEPAIVSRLGALIVGDRIDADWAGFEKNYDLIRDHIGRVVEGCDNYNERIRHEGGFVLPNGPRDSRTFHTPTGKAVLTVNDLEAVERPEGTLILQSLRSHDQWNTTIYGHNDRYRGIRGGRHVLFMNAEDITELGLSDGQYVDIHGVHHDNAERVLRKFRVVSYPTPRGCVAAYYPEANVLVPMDHVAEGSNTPVSKTVLVRVEPNLDPAAEQREDFKTRTPA; encoded by the coding sequence GTGGCACGGAAGGAACCACGCGTTGAAAACGTGGATGAAAAGGACATCGAGGTCAAGGCGCCTAAATCCTGGGCGGCGGGCATCCCGGGGGTCTACAACTCGCTGAAGCCGGCCCTTCAGCACATGGGCGTAAAGCGGACGCTCGAAGCCACGTTCAAAATGAACCAGAAGGACGGCTTCGACTGCCCCAGCTGCGCCTGGCCGGATCCAAACCACCGCAGCAAATTCGAGTACTGCGAAGAAGGCGTCAAGGCAGTCACTTGGGAGGCCACCCCCGTGGTCATCTCATCGGAATTCTGGGCAGAGCACAGCATCAGCGAGCTTCGCAGCCGCACGGAATACTGGCTGGGCATGCAGGGCCGCCTCACCGAGCCCGTCTACAAGCCGGCCGGATCCGACCACTACCACCCCGTCAGCTGGGACGAGGCCTTCCGTCTTGTGGCGGACAAGCTCAACAGCCTGGAATCCCCGCACGAGGCTGCTTTCTACACCAGCGGCCGAACCTCCAACGAGGCAGCCTTCCTGTACCAGCTCATGGTGCGCGGTTTCGGCACCAACAACCTTCCGGACTGCTCCAACATGTGCCATGAGTCCTCCGGCTGGGCCATGGGCCAGACCATCGGAATCGGCAAGGCAACCGTCACTTACGATGACTTCGGCAAGGCGGACCTCATCATCCTGATGGGACAGAACCCCGGAACCAACCATCCGCGCATGCTCACCGCCCTCGAGGGCTGCAAGCGCAACGGCGGCAGCATTGTGGCCGTAAACCCGCTCCCCGAAGCCGGCCTCCGGCGGTACAAGAATCCGCAGAAGGTCCGCGGCATTGCGGGCAAGGGAACCGAGCTCGCCGATCAGTTCCTGCAGGTCCGCCTCGGCGGCGACATGGCGCTGCTGCAGGCCATCTCCAAGCGCGTCCTGGAAGCGGAGGAGCGCAACCCCGGCACGGTCCTGGACCACGATTTCCTGGAAAAGCACTGCGAAGGCCTGGAAGACCTCAAGCAGCACCTTGTCCATCTTGATGACGCCACGGTGGTGGAGGCCACCGGCCTGCCGATCGAGGAGATCAATGAACTCGCCGACCGGTATCTGAAAGCCGAGAAGGTCATCATTACCTGGGCCATGGGCATTACCCAGCAGAAAAAGGCAGTGCCCACCATCAAGGAAATGATCAACCTGCTGCTGCTGCGCGGGAACATCGGCAAGCCGGGTGCAGGCGCAGCTCCCATCCGCGGACACAGCAACGTTCAGGGCGACCGCACCATGGGCATCTGGGAACAAATGCCCCCTGCCTTCCTGGACGCGCTCGGCAAGGAATTCAACTTCGATCCCCCGCGGGACCACGGCACCGACGCCGTCGAAACCTTTTACCGCATGCAGGACGGACACATCAAGGTTTTTGTTGCCCTCGGCGGCAACCTCATTTCGGCCATCTCCGATACGCACTTCGCCGAAGCCGCAATGCAGAAAACCGAAATGACGGTCCAGATCTCCATCAAGCTCAACCGGTCACATCTCATCACCGGAGAGGAAGCGCTCATTCTGCCCACAAAGGGCCGGACGGAGCTGGACATCCAGGAGAGCGGGCCGCAGTTTGTTTCGGTGGAGGACACCGTGTGCGCTGTTCACGCATCCAGGGGAAACCTGACGCCGGTCTCTGACAACCTGCTGTCCGAACCGGCCATCGTGTCCCGGCTGGGCGCCCTGATCGTCGGGGACAGGATCGACGCCGACTGGGCAGGCTTTGAGAAGAACTACGACCTGATCCGCGATCACATCGGCCGGGTGGTGGAAGGCTGCGACAACTACAACGAGCGAATCAGGCACGAGGGCGGGTTTGTGCTGCCCAACGGTCCCCGGGATTCGCGGACGTTCCACACGCCGACGGGCAAGGCAGTGCTGACGGTTAATGATTTGGAAGCCGTGGAGCGCCCCGAGGGTACCCTCATCCTGCAGTCGCTGCGCTCCCACGATCAGTGGAACACCACCATCTACGGACACAATGACCGGTACCGGGGTATCCGCGGCGGACGCCACGTGCTCTTCATGAACGCTGAGGACATCACGGAACTGGGCCTGAGCGACGGACAGTACGTGGACATTCACGGCGTCCACCACGACAACGCGGAGCGGGTGCTGCGCAAATTCCGTGTCGTCTCCTACCCCACGCCGCGGGGCTGCGTTGCCGCCTACTATCCCGAGGCCAACGTCCTGGTGCCGATGGACCACGTCGCGGAGGGCAGCAACACTCCCGTGTCGAAAACGGTGCTGGTGCGGGTGGAGCCCAATCTCGATCCGGCAGCGGAGCAGCGCGAGGATTTCAAGACGCGGACGCCCGCCTAG